One window of the Pieris rapae chromosome 11, ilPieRapa1.1, whole genome shotgun sequence genome contains the following:
- the LOC110999442 gene encoding restin homolog isoform X1 has protein sequence MSDKNELETTGIPPAPSSVSSETSVSTTASTIPRSESSRPNTFSKPSGLKPPSKIGRLCSNAAPKPAVPISPRSDCSTETRKFSDDSSRKNLSDLIEAEEDEVTSSLPDRRRVHRKASTSSRSSVTSMDALWEKHPRRLSEAGLRRSSDHSVILTEDTDSFIIGERVWVGGNKPGQIAYIGETQFAPGDWAGIVLDDPIGKNDGSVAGHRYFQCPEKRGVFSRLTRLTREPLFSHAPHDASPVSDAGSVFERPPSGLARQRRAGSPNGSIRSISSKMNASISTTTGADLRMGDRVIVSSSRGSKAGILRYVGVTEFATGVWAGVELDDPIGKNDGSVEGKRYFECAPRFGLFAPISKVSRSPSNRKPGACAIHSNGRATPLRRSNSRDSLTSLGTSIASSRAGVRLGVTSLGSQRVGPPRASSTPVSAKNALQELLREKQHHLERLMKERELERSEVAKVSLQVNRAETALAQVQKEASEASSENSKLKVELEKLNKLLEDERQKVEDLMFRNEEENINKEEYIRYKEAMEHEKMEREKFIRDLEAEVALQSARAETTSSALQALEEQRNADMATLSEQHKEELTAAQTLSSELQKLLDEAYALLKEKENEKDSLGKSMTDELTKVKAESEKALTEAKTKMAIAQTEFETQLSVLTSKLQLVESKLETEKQNVERLNKDNSQIITDLNTKLTQLQATVDDKTLELNKVLGTSKEHEVNLNKEISKLKMELSAKILDLEQLHDIKSKKDALCQKLQEEITQVKEELTRKITDYESVLNEASQQDEKNKSEIIRLQQDLNTKTKDYEKLLNESNKIKTTNEKAISDYKQTIHERDKEIVKLKDEFEETTANFNIKHSKIAEEHKKEIEDRNVKIEQLLKEIENHKQLLDKNKLEIDTLTTQFTINTDELNALKEENAKLKQTLNELNEINNTLKNKISSMELEIGELNRQFESTKEKCNELQQSKDKIESEYMNLTGQTTDSNEQFNKLTVHLKDTEKELQTLKDKHREVANNHGRIEQELKQKIFKLQEDFSVERSQLIQSIDENIEKYKIEEQKLKDIELHITEVNNRVKEVESENDKLLDENSILKQEVELLKMKEKELVNDFDFSRKNLEIDIDKYKEEVSLLRAEGASSEVKLMEKVDQLTEAQNDLNNKLEEARKHEDSLQKILEDMTSQMTYQKTQHEKEKSQILSQITDLNNQAETNKDEEIKLKKTLEEKETLIKDLNLKLEMLQVDLKSSEEMLVEKDRQITQANNEVTKTNESKSKLEEQLNILHSELASIKQKHESLLKNSSSEESLLKDQLGQLETFKVEIATLIADKTNLETKHAEVVTESTKLKAEFDDLVSRLKQTTDINNNLNKVIDEKDALLKSQEKKIDQNNKEIKNVHEEITRLKNEISDKIRALKEKQDQLDNLNDTIKGETNGAKQLIESIERETGELKAKHMSEVESLTNTVKTLQNSLTEHEKHSEELVQAREKINDLQTLLTKSDNDIKQLTTINEAQKLNYQDLNKQLQTQFDEYKKESKTLRHELKAKINDYEKELEESRKTIKQDLEKQSEMQNKLEVAEKNILELKQNLELLNVQQTNVGEKDERLEKLTFELQSTRNANSEALKNIEKTLQTLKNEIEQKVALIKEKDGLVLKLQDDLKTFKAKYEIAEREKVLLQKELSKRSNEIRDKNDNKSMGTLGQGDTAQDRTEEKEMIDGQVNFLNSVIVDMQKKNEQLMARVQALEGGALTTEPPLFNGRKVRAVAPRLFCDICDVFDAHDTEDCPKQGLPDDPPPSAKKQAPLPREYCDICEVFGHATENCDEEETF, from the exons ACTGCAGCACGGAGACGAGAAAGTTCAGCGACGATTCGTCCAGAAAGAATTTGTCAG ATTTGATTGAAGCAGAGGAAGACGAAGTCACAAGCAGTCTGCCGGACAGACGTCGTGTGCATCGAAAGGCTTCTA CTAGTAGCAGGTCAAGTGTCACATCAATGGATGCCTTGTGGGAGAAGCACCCTCGGCGGCTGAGCGAGGCTGGCCTCAGGCGGTCTTCAG atcACAGTGTCATTCTTACTGAAGACACGGACAGTTTTATTATCGGGGAGCGTGTCTGGGTTGGTGGTAACAAACCAGGTCAAATTGCTTATATCGGAGAGACACAATTTGCTCCCGGAGATTGGGCCGGAATCGTACTTGACGACCCCATTG GAAAAAACGATGGTTCTGTGGCTGGGCATCGATACTTTCAGTGCCCAGAGAAACGGGGAGTTTTTTCCCGCCTCACACGCTTAACACGTGAACCACTCTTCTCGCATGCTCCACATGACGCCTCACCAGTGTCAGATGCTGGAAGCGTTTTCGAACGACCTCCATCAGGTTTGGCTCGGCAACGGCGCGCTGGTTCCCCCAATGGAAGTATTCGCAGCATCAGCAGCAAGATGA ATGCTTCTATCTCCACAACTACCGGTGCTGACCTTCGAATGGGTGACCGCGTCATTGTGTCTAGCAGTCGCGGTAGCAAAGCAGGAATTTTGAGATATGTAGGCGTTACTGAATTCGCTACTGGTGTATGGGCTGGAGTGGAACTTGACGATCCTATTGGCAAAAACGACGGATCAGTTGAAGGAAAAAG ATATTTCGAGTGCGCTCCACGTTTCGGTCTATTCGCTCCCATATCGAAGGTATCTCGGTCGCCATCGAACCGCAAGCCTGGAGCGTGTGCGATTCACAGCAACGGTCGGGCGACACCCTTGCGGCGATCTAATTCTCGCGACTCCCTCACATCCCTTGGCACATCGATCGCATCTTCTCGCGCAGGGGTGAGACTGGGGGTGACGTCGCTGGGTTCTCAG CGTGTTGGTCCTCCTCGTGCGTCCTCAACCCCGGTCTCCGCAAAGAATGCCCTGCAG GAACTTCTTCGTGAAAAGCAACATCATCTGGAGCGTCTTATGAAGGAGAGAGAATTGGAAAGATCAGAAGTCGCTAAAGTATCTCTTCAAGTTAACAGAGCAGAAACAGCGCTTGCGCAAGTACAAAAGGAGGCGTCTGAG GCGAGTTCAGAAAACTCGAAACTCAAAGTTGAACTTGAGAAACTAAATAAGCTTCTAGAAGATGAAAGACAGAAGGTTGAAGACCTTATGTTTAGAAATGAAGaagagaatattaataaagaagaGTATATT AGATACAAGGAAGCCATGGAG cACGAGAAAATGGAAAGAGAAAAATTCATCCGGGATTTAGAAGCAGAAGTCGCTCTACAATCTGCACGAGCGGAAACTACATCAAGTGCATTGCAAGCCCTGGAGGAACAAAGAAATGCAGATATGGCAACATTGTCCGAACAACATAAAGAGGAATTGACCGCTGCGCAaa CACTTTCATCTGAGTTACAAAAATTGTTGGACGAAGCATACGCTCTCctgaaagaaaaagaaaacgaAAAGGATTCTCTTGGTAAAAGCATGACAGACGAACTCACGAAAGTTAAAGCGGAATCAGAGAAAGCCCTTACTGAAGCCAAGACAAAGATGGCGATTGCTCAGACGGAGTTTGAAACTCAGTTATCTGTACTAACATCCAAATTGCAGCTAGTAGAATCAAAACTAGAgactgaaaaacaaaatgttgaacgcttaaataaagataatagtCAAATAATTACGGATTTAAATACGAAGCTCACTCAGCTTCAGGCAACAGTAGATGATAAAACTTTAGAACTAAATAAAG TACTTGGTACCAGCAAGGAGCACgaggttaatttaaataaagaaattagtaaattaaaaatggaactAAGCGCTAAAATATTAGATCTAGAACAGTTACAtgatattaaatctaaaaaagacGCTCTGTGTCAAAAGTTACAAGAGGAGATAACACAGGTCAAGGAAGAACTTACACGTAAAATAACTGATTATGAAAGTGTTTTGAATGAAGCTTCACAACAAGACGAAAAGAACAAGTCTGAAATAATACGACTTCAGCAAGACTTAAATACTAAAACGAAGGACTACGAAAAGTTACTTAatgaatcaaataaaataaaaaccactAATGAAAAAGCTATCAGTGATTATAAACAAACCATCCATGAGCGTGATAaggaaattgttaaattaaaagatgAATTTGAAGAAACTACAGCTAACTTCAATATTAAGCATAGTAAAATAGCTGAGGAacacaaaaaagaaattgagGATCGTAACGTTAAAATAGAGcagttattaaaagaaatagaaaatcacaaacaattattagacaaaaataaactagaaATAGATACATTGACTACACAATTTACTATTAACACGGATGAACTAAATGCTCTTAAAGAAGAAAACGCAAAATTAAAGCAAACTTTGAacgaattaaatgaaattaataatacgcttaagaataaaatatcttcaatGGAACTTGAGATTGGAGAATTAAATCGACAGTTCGAAAGTACTAAGGAAAAATGTAACGAATTACAACAATCTAAAGACAAGATTGAAAGtgaatatatgaatttaacaGGACAAACTACAGACTCGAATGAGCAATTTAATAAGCTCACTGTACATTTGAAAGATACCGAAAAGGAGCTACAAACTCTGAAAGATAAACACAGGGAGGTGGCTAACAATCATGGTAGAATAGAACaagaattaaaacaaaaaatatttaagctaCAGGAAGATTTCTCCGTAGAACGTTCACAACTCATTCAATctattgatgaaaatattgaaaaatacaaaatcgaagaacagaaattaaaagatattgaACTTCATATAACTGAAGTAAATAATCGTGTGAAGGAGGTAGAATCAGAAAATGACAAATTATTAGACGAAAATTCAATTCTAAAGCAAGAGGTTGAACTTCTAAAAATGAAAGAGAAAGAATTAGTAAATGACTTTGATTTTTCTCGCAAAAACCTTGAAATAGACATTGACAAATATAAAGAAGAAGTGTCACTATTGAGAGCAGAGGGTGCTTCTTCAGAAGTAAAATTGATGGAGAAGGTTGACCAGTTAACAGAAGCTCAAAAcgatcttaataataaattagaagAAGCTAGAAAACACGAGGACTCTCTTCAAAAGATTCTCGAGGACATGACATCACAAATGACCTACCAAAAAACTCaacatgaaaaagaaaaaagtcaAATCCTAAGTCAAATAACCGATTTGAACAATCAAGCAGAAACTAATAAGGATGAAGAGATTAAGCTAAAGAAAACTTTGgaagaaaaagaaacattaattaaggATTTAAACTTAAAGTTAGAAATGTTGCAAGTTGACCTAAAATCAAGTGAAGAAATGTTAGTAGAAAAGGATCGACAAATTACTCAAGCAAACAATGAAGTAACTAAAACGAAtgaaagtaaaagtaaattagaagaacaattaaatattttgcattCTGAATTAGCTTCAATCAAGCAGAAACATGAAAgtcttttgaaaaattcttcAAGTGAAGAATCTTTGCTTAAGGACCAACTAGGACAGTTAGAAACTTTTAAAGTGGAAATTGCAACATTAATCGCAGATAAAACTAATCTGGAAACAAAACACGCTGAAGTCGTCACCGAATCAACCAAACTAAAGGCAGAGTTTGATGATTTAGTTAGTAGACTTAAGCAAACAacagatattaataataatttaaataaagtaattgacGAAAAAGATGCATTACTAAAAtctcaagaaaaaaaaatagatcagAACAACAAAGAAATCAAAAACGTGCATGAAGAAATAACGAgacttaaaaatgaaattagtgACAAGATAAGAgcacttaaagaaaaacaggACCAACTCGATAACCTCAATGACACCATTAAAGGTGAAACAAATGGTGCCAAACAATTAATAGAATCAATAGAACGTGAGACTGGCGAACTTAAAGCAAAACACATGTCTGAAGTTGAATCTCTAACTAACAcagtaaaaacattacaaaattcaCTGACAGAACACGAAAAGCACTCCGAAGAACTCGTGCAGGCTcgtgaaaaaataaacgatttacaAACATTACTCACTAAGTCAGACAACGATATAAAACAACTGACGACTATTAACGAAGctcaaaaactaaattaccaAGATCTCAACAAACAATTACAGACTCAATTTGacgaatataaaaaagaaagcaaAACGTTAAGACACGAACTTAAAGCCAAAATAAATGACTACGAAAAGGAATTGGAAGAATCTAGGAAAACAATAAAGCAAGATTTAGAAAAGCAAAGTGAAATGCAAAATAAGTTAGAAGTCGcggagaaaaatattttagagcTAAAACAGAATTTAGAGTTATTAAATGTTCAACAAACGAACGTAGGAGAAAAGGATGAAAGATTAGAAAAGTTAACCTTTGAGTTGCAATCAACGAGAAATGCTAATTCGGAGGCTTTAAAGAATATAGAGAAGACATTGCAAACATTGAAGAACGAGATTGAACAGAAAGTCGcactaattaaagaaaaagatGGTCTTGTTCTCAAGTTACAAGATGATCTCAAG ACTTTTAAAGCGAAATATGAAATAGCGGAGAGAGAAAAGGTGCTTCTGCAAAAGGAATTGTCGAAGAGATCAAACGAAATACGCGACAAAAACGATAATAAATCGATGGGTACTTTGGGCCAGGGAGATACCGCGCAAGACAG AACAGAGGAGAAAGAGATGATCGACGGTCAAGTGAATTTCTTGAATTCGGTGATCGTGGATATGCAAAAAAAGAACGAGCAACTCATGGCAAGAGTACAAGCGTTGGAGGGAGGAGCGTTAACCACTGAACCACCGTTGTT TAACGGGCGGAAAGTGCGAGCCGTAGCGCCGCGTTTGTTCTGCGATATTTGCGACGTGTTTGACGCCCACGATACGGAAGACTGTCCCAAGCAGGGATTGCCCGATGACCCTCCGCCATCAGCCAAGAAGCAGGCGCCTTTGCCAAGGGAATACTGCGATATTTGTGAAG tATTTGGACATGCTACGGAGAACTGTGATGAAGAAGAAACCTTCTAA
- the LOC110999442 gene encoding restin homolog isoform X2, whose amino-acid sequence MSDKNELETTGIPPAPSSVSSETSVSTTASTIPRSESSRPNTFSKPSGLKPPSKIGRLCSNAAPKPAVPISPRSDCSTETRKFSDDSSRKNLSDLIEAEEDEVTSSLPDRRRVHRKASTSSRSSVTSMDALWEKHPRRLSEAGLRRSSDHSVILTEDTDSFIIGERVWVGGNKPGQIAYIGETQFAPGDWAGIVLDDPIGKNDGSVAGHRYFQCPEKRGVFSRLTRLTREPLFSHAPHDASPVSDAGSVFERPPSGLARQRRAGSPNGSIRSISSKMNASISTTTGADLRMGDRVIVSSSRGSKAGILRYVGVTEFATGVWAGVELDDPIGKNDGSVEGKRYFECAPRFGLFAPISKVSRSPSNRKPGACAIHSNGRATPLRRSNSRDSLTSLGTSIASSRAGVRLGVTSLGSQELLREKQHHLERLMKERELERSEVAKVSLQVNRAETALAQVQKEASEASSENSKLKVELEKLNKLLEDERQKVEDLMFRNEEENINKEEYIRYKEAMEHEKMEREKFIRDLEAEVALQSARAETTSSALQALEEQRNADMATLSEQHKEELTAAQTLSSELQKLLDEAYALLKEKENEKDSLGKSMTDELTKVKAESEKALTEAKTKMAIAQTEFETQLSVLTSKLQLVESKLETEKQNVERLNKDNSQIITDLNTKLTQLQATVDDKTLELNKVLGTSKEHEVNLNKEISKLKMELSAKILDLEQLHDIKSKKDALCQKLQEEITQVKEELTRKITDYESVLNEASQQDEKNKSEIIRLQQDLNTKTKDYEKLLNESNKIKTTNEKAISDYKQTIHERDKEIVKLKDEFEETTANFNIKHSKIAEEHKKEIEDRNVKIEQLLKEIENHKQLLDKNKLEIDTLTTQFTINTDELNALKEENAKLKQTLNELNEINNTLKNKISSMELEIGELNRQFESTKEKCNELQQSKDKIESEYMNLTGQTTDSNEQFNKLTVHLKDTEKELQTLKDKHREVANNHGRIEQELKQKIFKLQEDFSVERSQLIQSIDENIEKYKIEEQKLKDIELHITEVNNRVKEVESENDKLLDENSILKQEVELLKMKEKELVNDFDFSRKNLEIDIDKYKEEVSLLRAEGASSEVKLMEKVDQLTEAQNDLNNKLEEARKHEDSLQKILEDMTSQMTYQKTQHEKEKSQILSQITDLNNQAETNKDEEIKLKKTLEEKETLIKDLNLKLEMLQVDLKSSEEMLVEKDRQITQANNEVTKTNESKSKLEEQLNILHSELASIKQKHESLLKNSSSEESLLKDQLGQLETFKVEIATLIADKTNLETKHAEVVTESTKLKAEFDDLVSRLKQTTDINNNLNKVIDEKDALLKSQEKKIDQNNKEIKNVHEEITRLKNEISDKIRALKEKQDQLDNLNDTIKGETNGAKQLIESIERETGELKAKHMSEVESLTNTVKTLQNSLTEHEKHSEELVQAREKINDLQTLLTKSDNDIKQLTTINEAQKLNYQDLNKQLQTQFDEYKKESKTLRHELKAKINDYEKELEESRKTIKQDLEKQSEMQNKLEVAEKNILELKQNLELLNVQQTNVGEKDERLEKLTFELQSTRNANSEALKNIEKTLQTLKNEIEQKVALIKEKDGLVLKLQDDLKTFKAKYEIAEREKVLLQKELSKRSNEIRDKNDNKSMGTLGQGDTAQDRTEEKEMIDGQVNFLNSVIVDMQKKNEQLMARVQALEGGALTTEPPLFNGRKVRAVAPRLFCDICDVFDAHDTEDCPKQGLPDDPPPSAKKQAPLPREYCDICEVFGHATENCDEEETF is encoded by the exons ACTGCAGCACGGAGACGAGAAAGTTCAGCGACGATTCGTCCAGAAAGAATTTGTCAG ATTTGATTGAAGCAGAGGAAGACGAAGTCACAAGCAGTCTGCCGGACAGACGTCGTGTGCATCGAAAGGCTTCTA CTAGTAGCAGGTCAAGTGTCACATCAATGGATGCCTTGTGGGAGAAGCACCCTCGGCGGCTGAGCGAGGCTGGCCTCAGGCGGTCTTCAG atcACAGTGTCATTCTTACTGAAGACACGGACAGTTTTATTATCGGGGAGCGTGTCTGGGTTGGTGGTAACAAACCAGGTCAAATTGCTTATATCGGAGAGACACAATTTGCTCCCGGAGATTGGGCCGGAATCGTACTTGACGACCCCATTG GAAAAAACGATGGTTCTGTGGCTGGGCATCGATACTTTCAGTGCCCAGAGAAACGGGGAGTTTTTTCCCGCCTCACACGCTTAACACGTGAACCACTCTTCTCGCATGCTCCACATGACGCCTCACCAGTGTCAGATGCTGGAAGCGTTTTCGAACGACCTCCATCAGGTTTGGCTCGGCAACGGCGCGCTGGTTCCCCCAATGGAAGTATTCGCAGCATCAGCAGCAAGATGA ATGCTTCTATCTCCACAACTACCGGTGCTGACCTTCGAATGGGTGACCGCGTCATTGTGTCTAGCAGTCGCGGTAGCAAAGCAGGAATTTTGAGATATGTAGGCGTTACTGAATTCGCTACTGGTGTATGGGCTGGAGTGGAACTTGACGATCCTATTGGCAAAAACGACGGATCAGTTGAAGGAAAAAG ATATTTCGAGTGCGCTCCACGTTTCGGTCTATTCGCTCCCATATCGAAGGTATCTCGGTCGCCATCGAACCGCAAGCCTGGAGCGTGTGCGATTCACAGCAACGGTCGGGCGACACCCTTGCGGCGATCTAATTCTCGCGACTCCCTCACATCCCTTGGCACATCGATCGCATCTTCTCGCGCAGGGGTGAGACTGGGGGTGACGTCGCTGGGTTCTCAG GAACTTCTTCGTGAAAAGCAACATCATCTGGAGCGTCTTATGAAGGAGAGAGAATTGGAAAGATCAGAAGTCGCTAAAGTATCTCTTCAAGTTAACAGAGCAGAAACAGCGCTTGCGCAAGTACAAAAGGAGGCGTCTGAG GCGAGTTCAGAAAACTCGAAACTCAAAGTTGAACTTGAGAAACTAAATAAGCTTCTAGAAGATGAAAGACAGAAGGTTGAAGACCTTATGTTTAGAAATGAAGaagagaatattaataaagaagaGTATATT AGATACAAGGAAGCCATGGAG cACGAGAAAATGGAAAGAGAAAAATTCATCCGGGATTTAGAAGCAGAAGTCGCTCTACAATCTGCACGAGCGGAAACTACATCAAGTGCATTGCAAGCCCTGGAGGAACAAAGAAATGCAGATATGGCAACATTGTCCGAACAACATAAAGAGGAATTGACCGCTGCGCAaa CACTTTCATCTGAGTTACAAAAATTGTTGGACGAAGCATACGCTCTCctgaaagaaaaagaaaacgaAAAGGATTCTCTTGGTAAAAGCATGACAGACGAACTCACGAAAGTTAAAGCGGAATCAGAGAAAGCCCTTACTGAAGCCAAGACAAAGATGGCGATTGCTCAGACGGAGTTTGAAACTCAGTTATCTGTACTAACATCCAAATTGCAGCTAGTAGAATCAAAACTAGAgactgaaaaacaaaatgttgaacgcttaaataaagataatagtCAAATAATTACGGATTTAAATACGAAGCTCACTCAGCTTCAGGCAACAGTAGATGATAAAACTTTAGAACTAAATAAAG TACTTGGTACCAGCAAGGAGCACgaggttaatttaaataaagaaattagtaaattaaaaatggaactAAGCGCTAAAATATTAGATCTAGAACAGTTACAtgatattaaatctaaaaaagacGCTCTGTGTCAAAAGTTACAAGAGGAGATAACACAGGTCAAGGAAGAACTTACACGTAAAATAACTGATTATGAAAGTGTTTTGAATGAAGCTTCACAACAAGACGAAAAGAACAAGTCTGAAATAATACGACTTCAGCAAGACTTAAATACTAAAACGAAGGACTACGAAAAGTTACTTAatgaatcaaataaaataaaaaccactAATGAAAAAGCTATCAGTGATTATAAACAAACCATCCATGAGCGTGATAaggaaattgttaaattaaaagatgAATTTGAAGAAACTACAGCTAACTTCAATATTAAGCATAGTAAAATAGCTGAGGAacacaaaaaagaaattgagGATCGTAACGTTAAAATAGAGcagttattaaaagaaatagaaaatcacaaacaattattagacaaaaataaactagaaATAGATACATTGACTACACAATTTACTATTAACACGGATGAACTAAATGCTCTTAAAGAAGAAAACGCAAAATTAAAGCAAACTTTGAacgaattaaatgaaattaataatacgcttaagaataaaatatcttcaatGGAACTTGAGATTGGAGAATTAAATCGACAGTTCGAAAGTACTAAGGAAAAATGTAACGAATTACAACAATCTAAAGACAAGATTGAAAGtgaatatatgaatttaacaGGACAAACTACAGACTCGAATGAGCAATTTAATAAGCTCACTGTACATTTGAAAGATACCGAAAAGGAGCTACAAACTCTGAAAGATAAACACAGGGAGGTGGCTAACAATCATGGTAGAATAGAACaagaattaaaacaaaaaatatttaagctaCAGGAAGATTTCTCCGTAGAACGTTCACAACTCATTCAATctattgatgaaaatattgaaaaatacaaaatcgaagaacagaaattaaaagatattgaACTTCATATAACTGAAGTAAATAATCGTGTGAAGGAGGTAGAATCAGAAAATGACAAATTATTAGACGAAAATTCAATTCTAAAGCAAGAGGTTGAACTTCTAAAAATGAAAGAGAAAGAATTAGTAAATGACTTTGATTTTTCTCGCAAAAACCTTGAAATAGACATTGACAAATATAAAGAAGAAGTGTCACTATTGAGAGCAGAGGGTGCTTCTTCAGAAGTAAAATTGATGGAGAAGGTTGACCAGTTAACAGAAGCTCAAAAcgatcttaataataaattagaagAAGCTAGAAAACACGAGGACTCTCTTCAAAAGATTCTCGAGGACATGACATCACAAATGACCTACCAAAAAACTCaacatgaaaaagaaaaaagtcaAATCCTAAGTCAAATAACCGATTTGAACAATCAAGCAGAAACTAATAAGGATGAAGAGATTAAGCTAAAGAAAACTTTGgaagaaaaagaaacattaattaaggATTTAAACTTAAAGTTAGAAATGTTGCAAGTTGACCTAAAATCAAGTGAAGAAATGTTAGTAGAAAAGGATCGACAAATTACTCAAGCAAACAATGAAGTAACTAAAACGAAtgaaagtaaaagtaaattagaagaacaattaaatattttgcattCTGAATTAGCTTCAATCAAGCAGAAACATGAAAgtcttttgaaaaattcttcAAGTGAAGAATCTTTGCTTAAGGACCAACTAGGACAGTTAGAAACTTTTAAAGTGGAAATTGCAACATTAATCGCAGATAAAACTAATCTGGAAACAAAACACGCTGAAGTCGTCACCGAATCAACCAAACTAAAGGCAGAGTTTGATGATTTAGTTAGTAGACTTAAGCAAACAacagatattaataataatttaaataaagtaattgacGAAAAAGATGCATTACTAAAAtctcaagaaaaaaaaatagatcagAACAACAAAGAAATCAAAAACGTGCATGAAGAAATAACGAgacttaaaaatgaaattagtgACAAGATAAGAgcacttaaagaaaaacaggACCAACTCGATAACCTCAATGACACCATTAAAGGTGAAACAAATGGTGCCAAACAATTAATAGAATCAATAGAACGTGAGACTGGCGAACTTAAAGCAAAACACATGTCTGAAGTTGAATCTCTAACTAACAcagtaaaaacattacaaaattcaCTGACAGAACACGAAAAGCACTCCGAAGAACTCGTGCAGGCTcgtgaaaaaataaacgatttacaAACATTACTCACTAAGTCAGACAACGATATAAAACAACTGACGACTATTAACGAAGctcaaaaactaaattaccaAGATCTCAACAAACAATTACAGACTCAATTTGacgaatataaaaaagaaagcaaAACGTTAAGACACGAACTTAAAGCCAAAATAAATGACTACGAAAAGGAATTGGAAGAATCTAGGAAAACAATAAAGCAAGATTTAGAAAAGCAAAGTGAAATGCAAAATAAGTTAGAAGTCGcggagaaaaatattttagagcTAAAACAGAATTTAGAGTTATTAAATGTTCAACAAACGAACGTAGGAGAAAAGGATGAAAGATTAGAAAAGTTAACCTTTGAGTTGCAATCAACGAGAAATGCTAATTCGGAGGCTTTAAAGAATATAGAGAAGACATTGCAAACATTGAAGAACGAGATTGAACAGAAAGTCGcactaattaaagaaaaagatGGTCTTGTTCTCAAGTTACAAGATGATCTCAAG ACTTTTAAAGCGAAATATGAAATAGCGGAGAGAGAAAAGGTGCTTCTGCAAAAGGAATTGTCGAAGAGATCAAACGAAATACGCGACAAAAACGATAATAAATCGATGGGTACTTTGGGCCAGGGAGATACCGCGCAAGACAG AACAGAGGAGAAAGAGATGATCGACGGTCAAGTGAATTTCTTGAATTCGGTGATCGTGGATATGCAAAAAAAGAACGAGCAACTCATGGCAAGAGTACAAGCGTTGGAGGGAGGAGCGTTAACCACTGAACCACCGTTGTT TAACGGGCGGAAAGTGCGAGCCGTAGCGCCGCGTTTGTTCTGCGATATTTGCGACGTGTTTGACGCCCACGATACGGAAGACTGTCCCAAGCAGGGATTGCCCGATGACCCTCCGCCATCAGCCAAGAAGCAGGCGCCTTTGCCAAGGGAATACTGCGATATTTGTGAAG tATTTGGACATGCTACGGAGAACTGTGATGAAGAAGAAACCTTCTAA